In Salmo trutta chromosome 24, fSalTru1.1, whole genome shotgun sequence, the DNA window gtgtcctatatacacactgtatatggctgtgtcccaaatacacactgtatatggctgtgtcttttatatactgtatatggctgtgtcctatatacacactgtatatggctgtgtcccaaatacacactgtatatggctgtgtcccaaatacacactgtatatggctgtgtcctatatacacactgtatatggctgtgtcttttatatacacactgtatatggctgtgtcctatatacacactgtatatggctgtgtcctatatacacactgtatatggctgtgtcccaaatacacactgtatatggctgtgtcccaaatacacactgtatatggctgtgtcccaaatacacactgtatatggctgtgtcctatatacacactgtatatggctgtgtcctatatacacactgtatatggcTGTGTCCTATATACACACTGCATATGGCTGTGTcctatatacacactgtatatggctgtgtcctatatacacactgtatatggctgtgtcctatatacacactgtatatggctgtgtcctatatacacactgtatatggcTGTGTCCTATATAGAATTGTTCCGAGAGCTGATTCGTGGCCCACTAATTAACTTCAATATATTTAGGCCTAATTGTTTTTTATAACTCCAGAGTAGTACGCTATTCCTTGCATAAAATAATTTGTCTACATGTCTCTCCAACATTTGGATAAAAGGAAACCATGCCATGAATTAAGAACGATGCTCTTTTCACAATGCGTCGGGGCACATTGACAACTCAAACTGCTTTGAAAAACATTTTCTAACTACCGTAGCCTTTTTCTTACCTAATGAAAGCCTATAGCTGACATAACCAAACAATACCTTTTGTTTACATAATCAAATAGTTTAATTGAAACTTAAATAAACAATTCCCAGAATATAATAGGCTATAGACTGCAACAGGTTAACTTTTATTTAGCCTAGATTTATTTAGTAGGTGATTAGCTACAAAGTTTTACCAGCTGTACAGGTTTAAACTTTCTATTGCCTGTATATGGTCTAAATGAACAAAAACCTCAATGAATGTAATAATTGACTGTTAATAAACCTCATCTTAAACAAATACCTGCTCGCACTTTTGCAGGCTGTCTATCCAGCTACCTGGTTGTTGTCCACAATGACACCAAAATCCTTCCAAACCGGGGATTTTACTCAGGCAACACCGGTTTCCATGATGGTGTATTTCACCATCATAacctttcatttttttatttctccTTTTACCTTAGCCATTTTTAAGTGAGCTAATGTAAAGCTATGGAGCTAATGTGAGCTATGGAGTCGGGGAAATGAACTTGGTTGAAGGGAATAGAAGCTCTGCACGCTGAAACATTTGAAGAATGTTCAGCACCACACACAGGCCTACTAATGGAAAGTTCCCTGCTCTACTCTCTCGTGGCGTAGCTGGTAGCCTACCTAGTCCTGGCTATGTCTGCCTCACCGCTCACACAGCCTAATGGGATTCGCAACATATTTCAACACAACAAGTTCCTGgatttgtaaaataaaaaatgatattaATTTACACCGTTTACGACCCGAAATATAATTGTTCTGAACCGCCAGCCAACCCGCGAGTTGAAAGAAAGTTTTAATTCCACCACCCAGTAGATTTttactttttatatatattttttttagggTCAactgttggtatttgacctgatgCAAGACCATAGCGGGTCAttgattttttcccccctcagtTCTGTTTGTGACATCATCATAATTTCTACCTTTGTTCCCAGAGGTCTGCAGTCAGCAGGATCGCTGGGTCCCCCGGTGGACAGCATGTGGCGGTGCAGTGTGAGAGGTCTGCAGTCAGCAGGATCGCTGGGTCCCCCGGTGGACAGCATGTGGCGGTGCAGTGTGAGAGGTCTGTGCATATATCAGGAGTTGACAGTGTACACTGTGCACATATATAAATGACCCTAGCTATGtagatcagtggtgtgtgtgtgtgtgtgtaacctgtgaCATAATATTTGTCCTGTGTTTTCCAGAGTTCCCTCGGTGCAGTTTTTTGGGATGGAGCAGGGGACAGAGGAGCGACTGGTTCCCTCCAGCAGGGTGACCCTACCTCACTGTCCTCTGGATTTGACCTTTGACCCCCAGGGTCGGCTCTGGGTCCTGCTGGATAGCCGAGAGACGCCGTtcctcatgtacacacacacgcaaggcAGCTGGCAGGTACGGCTGTTCGTTGACTATAGCCAAGCCTCCAACAccgtagtaccctccaagctcatcactcacaacaccgtagtaccctccaagctcatcacacACAACAGTATACTGTTCTTGTTTAGTAAACAAACACACCAGGGTTTGGGTTTTATCCCTTATGCTGCCACTGTGGTGTTTGTTCTGTTCACAAAGCCACTGTGGTGTTTAGAAAGAGTAGGAATGGAAGCGCTAccaaggtacacaatagtaaatgttggtagacagaaggtgctctttggtaaaagggttgagttggtcatcaaaaagaaaggaggaccaaggcactcttcatataattgattaaaatgcctttattagtatggcatgttcaatagaaacaatgtttttaaaaaaccgacgcgtttcggatgcatggccttcgtcagggagtacaaagaaataatacaatgttctctttttaacagcttttcacgttaaccctaattagaagggggagtggttaaaattgattggacacacctagtaagcaatactatacacactttaaagtgaaatactgtagctatgttatcataaaaatgtaactccaagctagaagtatcagaacacttagaaaggtagttctaaccttaaatatgtctgggagaagtgtcaagaataagaaagcaatatattccatagtacactagaacacagcaaaacatgaacaacaacagtctaaacatagctgagggcaattgagcaaaatatccactagatgacagcaaatgtacccatcacaaccctacaggaagggtgagaaatccatatcttcatttaaacccaggtatttagtggcctgtagtttgtaaatccaaaaactttccctttggtttaactgtttaaggcggtccccttttctaatagaggccgggatatgatcaatacccatagcttgtagggaggcagggttgccatggtgtaaggacttgtagtgccttgccatggggtattcttcattgcctacccgtatggcgtacttgtgttccgctaggcgatcttgaaggcgtctctttgtccgtccaatgtagaacaccttgcactgtggaaattccaatctatagatgacatgagtggttttgcagttactatggaatatattgcagatttttaaaaacattgtttctattgaacatgccatactaataaaggcattttaattaattatatgaagagtgccttggtcctcctttctttttgatgaccactGTGGTGtttgttgtttctctctgcagtGCGACAGTGAAAGCCCACAGCTGAAAAGAGTGACAGAGGCCCTTCAGCCGCATTGGGAGGCCCTTCAGGGTGAGTCATCACACATAAGGCACAACACTGTGCCCTCACATTAcccctcatcatcatcctcctcctacTCACTCAGTAAAGAGCAGTGCTAACCTGGGATGTTTATCACTTGGCTCATGTCTGCCTCATGTTCCCCTGAGCTCAGTAGTTCTTAATGCAAAGTAGTCAGACTTACAGGAGATTTAGTTTTTTACTCTGTTATTTAGTGGATGCTCAGAGATGCCTGTAACAAACTTGGATCAAGACTTAGAACAAAAGGGTTTAATTTGTTATTCTAAGTAATCCACCACCTGAACTGTGCAACAATCTCTTTCACTGTCTCTGACCCTCCTGTTTCTCCTCACAACAGTCTCAGCAGGGTTAGAGAGCCGGTTCCAGCACCTGTACAAGGGCAACTTTGACAATATGGCGTCCTACAGAGAGAAGAAAGAGCAGAGGCTCCAACAGCAGAATGAACAAGGGGGCAAAAAGAGAGGACCAGGGAAGGGACAGCAGTCTAACGGAGCCAGTAAAAAAGCCAAGAAAGGCAACCAGTCTGGGCCAGTGACCAAAGCCTCTAGCTGAAActgataggagagacagagggataaatTCTATATTTTGGTTTATAAAGGCTTCTTTCAGAGTTTTCTATGTTTGTTTGGAGACGGATAGACCAACCACTGAGTTGTGTAAATGTATTATGATTTGTGATTTACAGAGAATTAGCtagaaagatttttttttttttttaataaaaaatgactGACAGTTTGACGTTTGAAagggtctctctcgctctccactaAATGTATAGTCCTCTCAGGTTGAACAAGAGCCAAGCACTGTCGTACCCTGACCGCTGGGGAACCAAGTCCTTCCACTGTCAGAAAGTAAGTTGACTGGATCGTGCATATCTGACCCAATTCAGGATCGTGGGCATTTGATTACATTTCCTACTTCACTTCAGAAATACTTCATTGAACGTGAACTTTCATACGCCTTAATTACAAACTTATATGGGATCTGCATATGAATAAAATGTTTATATTATGAGTCTAATTCAGCCGAGGAAGCACTGAGCTTTTTAAAGAGAAAGGCAGGATccgtgattggctgagataatgtcTCCAAAGTAGGATAACAAGTTTATCAAATTTCAGAGGTAAAAATGTCCCATTGCATTAAAAGGCTTAAGGTGTTTCAACAACATCCTGTTTTGTAAGGTTCACTGCCACACTGAAAGCTCTTCAAACCTTCAGAAGCTGCTACGTTTGCTAGGAATGTTCATTAGTAAACAGGGATGACTAGTTGCTTGATCACATGAACCGTAACATGTAAGACTACTCAGTAAGCACTGCTGGGTAGAATttatacactaaacaaaaatgtaaatgcaacgaTTTTACTGCATTAGTttatatgaggaaatcagtcaattgaaataaattcattaggccttaatctatggatttcacatgcctAGGCAGGGGTggagccatgggtgggcatagaCCCACCCAGGCGGTAACCAGGCCCACCcactcagaaaaaaaaaaaaacaagatccacaaaagggctttattacagagaaATATTCatctggctggtctcagacgatcccgcaggtgaagaagccggatgtggaggtcctgggctggcgtggttacacgtggtctgtggttgaggCCGGTTCAACGtactgcttatggtagagaaattaacattacattctctggcaacagctttgatggacattcctgcagtcagcatgccaattacatgctccctcaacttgaggcatctgtggcatgacaaaactgcacgttttagagtggccttttattgtccccagcacaaggtgcacctgtgtaatgatcatgctgtttaatcagcttcttgatatgccacacctgtcaggtggatggattatcttggcaaaagaaaAATGCTTActagcagggatgtaaacacatttgtgctcaaaattggagagaaataagctttgtgcgtatagaaaatttctgggatcttttatttcaactcattaaacatgttgcgtttctatttttgctcAATATAAATAGTCAAACTCAAACAGTCCACCTTTTATTTTTGTAGGAAACAAAGGTGACAAAAAACCTGTACATTCTGTATGAAACAAAAACGGCAAGACATAGAATCAAAATATCATTCATTGAAGTAGTCCGTGCCGTACAAGTCGACATTCCCTGATAAAAGCTTTGGATTGTCCATCCGGCCAGTCAGTGGCTTGGTCGGTTTCCCCATTCCCCAGAATGCCATACTGACTTTTTTCCACCATAGGACTTATGAGCTGAAATAGAGGAACATACATTCATTTAAACACCAAACCATATTGCTTATAGAAGACTTTCTTCAATGCAGCCAGTCAAAACACCTTCAAGCTCTCATTTCTTCTTCCCCAATAGTCAGGTTCTCACTTTCTTTTTCTGCACCTGAAGAAGAGAGACATTCACAGCACTGTTCCAGTCAATGCTACACATAACAAGATGCTGACGTGTCCTCAAAGAAAACAatcaaacacaaacaaatatgTCTGACCTCATTCATGGCATCGTCGATCTGCTTGAGCTCCTCGTATCGGTCTCGTGACTCTCTCAGAGGCTGGATCATCACCTCCTCAATCTGAGGGAACAGCTGAGAGAGACAAGAGGCAGGGTTTATCGTCATGGTCACAGTCGTATTCTCATTTTACAGTCCCATCCAACCGTCGCTCACCTTCATTACGGTCTCAAACATGGGGATGAGGACGAACTTGATGAATCCGATCTGGGCGGTGGGTTTGGTGACCTTTTCTCTGTCCATGAAGGGGGCTACAGGCAGACTCTCTGCCTTCTCCCTGTCACTCTGATGAAagaatggagaagagagagaaagttcAGTGCAATCCTTCATTTTTAAAACAAAACGGCACCTACATGGGGTCCGGAATTATTGGATCCCTTGATAACGATGATATAAAAAAATCTGCAGGTTTTCGTCagagatctctctgtattttgctccgttcatatttccctcctgaccagtctcccagtccctgccgctgccaccaccatgcttcaccgtagggatggtgccaggtgtcctccagatgtaacgcttggtattcaggccaaagagctcaatcttggtttcatcagaccagagaatcttgtttctcatggtctgagaatcctttagggtCTTTTTGGCAgcctccaagcgggctgtcatttgccttttactgaggagtggcttccgtttggccactccaccataaaggcctgattagtggagtgctgctgagatgggagaaccttccagaaggtcaaccatctccacagaggaactcttgagctctgtctgagtgaccatcgggttcttggtcacctctctgaccaaggcccttctcccccgattgctcagtttggccgggcagccagctgtaggaagagtcttggtggttccaaacttcttccatttaagaatgatggaggtcaccgTGTTCTTGGgaaacttcaatgctgcagaaatgttttggtacccttccccagatctgtgccttgatacaatcctgtctcggttctcgacagacaattccttcaacctcgtggcttggttttgctctgacatgcactgtcaactgggggaccttatatagacaggtgtgtgcctttccaaatcatgtccaatcaattgaatttaccacatgtggactccaatcaagttgtagaaacatcaaggatgatcaatggaaacaggatgcacctaaactcaattttgagtctcataagcaaagggtctgaatacttatggaaacaAGGTTTTTCTgtagtttttttatacatttgcaaacatttctaaaaaactgttttcaatttgtcattatgggggtattgtgtgtagtttgatgaggattttatttgatcaattttagaataaggctgtaacgtaacaaaatgtggaaaaagtcaaggggtctgaatactttccgaaggcactgtatctgggGCTTTACACTGTAGGCTATGTACTGTATCAAAACGCATATACACTACATATGGGGCTTTACACTGTAGGCTATGTACTGTATCAAAACACATATACACTACATATGGGGCTTTACACTGGGCTATGTACTGTATCAAAACGCATATACACTACATATGGGGCTTTACACTGGGCTATGTACTGTATCAAAACgcatatacactatatatggGGCTTTACACTGTAGGCTATGTACTGTATCAAAACGCATATACACTACATATGGGGCTTTACACTGTAGGCTATGTACTGTATCaaaacacatatacagtacatatgggGCTTTATGTACCTGCATGAAGTACTCCTCCAGCAGACAGTCGACCCAGGGCTCAGCCACCTCCATGGGCCGCACCTCGTTAGAGATGTCACAGCACTTAATCAGCACCATCTTCAGCTAGGGGTCAAAGGTTACACAGAGCAGAGTTTAATATAGGGAGGGGGTCTACCAGATGGCCCACATAAATAGCAGCAGAAAGGACTAACATACACACCTAGGGAAGTTGTAAATATAGTATTACTGCATACGGCAGCAGGACAAATACACTGATTTGCACAAACTGTAAGGTAGTGGAAAATACGTATTCTAGGGTAGGGGCAAATACATAGTAATGTGTATCCTTACACAAGTGACATGCTCTTCATCACTGAAGTCAAAGCTGTCCACTTTATGCTTGAATGAGTCCAGTATCTCGCCATGTCGTGCCATGTCTGTGGCCAGGATCAGTGTGTTGATTCCCTAAGACAGACAGAGATCAGTGTGATGATTCtctaagacagacagagagagatcagtgTGTTGATTCcctaagacagagagagagagatcagtgtgATGATTCAtaaagacagagtgagagatcAGTGTGATGATTCAtaaagacagagtgagagatcAGTGTGTTGATTCtctaagacagacagagagagatcagtgTGATGATTCtctaagacagacagagagagatcagtgTGTTGATTCTCTAAGACAGAGTGAGAGATCAGTGTGTTGATTCCctaagacagacagtgagagatcAGTGTGTTGATTCcctaagacagacagagagagatcagtgTGTTGATTCcctaagacagacagagagagatcagtgTGTTGATTCCCTAAGACAGAGATACAGGTCAGACTATAGAACATGCTATATTAGACTACTGGTATAGTAGtatgcggacacacacacacacacactcctacctgACGAATCTGTTTGAAGGCCTCAGGGTCGAAGGTGGAGAAGATGTTGCAGTCAGGCTGGGAGAAGATCTGGAAGGCCACGGCACAGTGGTGATTCTCCAGAGGAGAGATGTCATTGTAGCGTACCGCCAGCTCCGTCCGTGCATTTATCTGGTACCTGAGAGAGAATTAGACTCACAGGGCCATGCTTTAGTCTCACAGGGTCATGCTTTAGTCTCACAGGGACATGCTTTAGTCTCACAGGGCCATGCTTTAGTCTCACAGGGCCATGCTTTAGTCTCACAGGGCCATGCTTTAGTCTCACAGGGCCATGCTTTAGTCTCACAGGGACATGCTTTAGTCTCACAGGGACATGCTTTAGTCTCACAGGGCCATGCTTTAGTCTCACAGGGCCATGCTTTAGTCTCACAGGGACATGCTTTAGTCTCACAGGGCCATGCTTTATTCTCACAGGGTCATGCTTTATTCTCACAGGGTCATGCTTTATTCTCACAGGGTCATGCTTTAGTCTCACAGGGACATGCTTTAGTCTCACAGGGACATGCTTTAGTCTCACAGGGACATGCTTTAGTCTCACAGGGACATGCTTTAGTCTCACAGGGCCATGCTTTAGTCTCACAGGGCCATGCTTTAGTCTCACAGGGACATGCTTTAGTCTCACAGGGACATGCTTTAGTCTCACAGGGCCATGCTTTCAAATCCCTTTTTGACTGAAACCTGGGTGTCTAGTTTCATTGAATTAGTatagacagatgagagagagagaataaaagtcTTACGTGTTGTTGTACCCGGGGTGCTGCAGATCGTGGCACACTGCAGCTGTCATCAGAATCAGAATGTCTACCTGGGTGAATATCTCCTGGGAGACACACAACACAGGCCCATTACGTCAGTGAATGGGCCATCTGTGTactgtgcgcacgtgtgtgtgcatgtgtgtgtgttcccggcACCTCTCATGAATGGTTGACCACGACAACAGGGTTCGAGAGGATGCCAGAGGGAGCGTCTCCAAGGGAGTAGAATTTCTCTTTcaaactcatctctcagtgtctctctctctcccccctccctcctcttcaaGAAAAAAACGATTCCTCCTCAccaatctctctttctcatcactccagtattattGATACCCTTTTATAGAGCTGAGGTATATAGTCTTACTGTGGTATTACTGTGGAATTacagagggcacgacaaagtctactccccctcaggaaactaaaaagatttggcatgggtcctgagatcctcaaaaggttttagagctgcaccatcgagagcatgctgactggttgcatcactgctaggtatggcaactgctcggcctccgaccgcaaggcactacagagggtagtgcgtacggcctagtacatcactggggctaagctgcctgccatccaggacctctataccaggcggtgtcagaggaaggctctaaaaattgtcaaagaccccagccaccccagtcatagactgttctctctactaccgcatggcaagcggtaccggagtgccaagtctaggacaaaaaggcttctcaacagtttttactcctaagccataagactcctgaacaggtaatcaaatggctacccggactatttgcattgtgtgccccaccccaacccctcttttacgctgctgctactctctgtttatcatatatgcacagtcactcTAACTATACATatgcacatactacctcaattggcccgaccaaccagtgctcccacacattggctaaccgggctatctgcattgtgtcccgccacccgccaacccctcttttacgctactgctactctctgttcatcatatatgcatagtcactttaaccatatctacatgtacatactacctcaatcagcctgactaaccggtgtctgtatgtagcctcgctactttatagcctcgctactgtttttcactgtctttttactgttgtttttatttctttatttacctattgttcaccaaataccttttttgcactattggttagagcctgtaagtaagcatttcactacacctgttgtattcggcgcacgtgacaaatatactttgatttgatattactgtagtattactGTGGTATTACCTGTAGTATTATATGTAGTATTACTGTGGTGTTACTGCAGTATTGCTGTGGTATTACCTGTAGTATTATATGTGGTGTTACTGTAGTATTATTGAGGGATTACTATGGTATTACTTGCAGTATTACTGTGGTATTACCGGTAGTATTACTGTGGTATTATTGTGGTATTACATGTAGTATTACTGTGATATGACTGTGGTATTACCTGTAGTATTACTGTGATATGACAGCAATTTTTACCTGTAGTATTACTGTAGTATGAATATGGTATTACTGTAGTATTACTGCAGTATTGCCTGTAGTATTACTGTGATATGACTGTGTTATTACATGTAGTGTTACTGTAGTATTATTGTAGTATTACTGTACTATTACACATAGTATCACTTTGGTATTACCAGTTGCATTATTGTAGTATtattatagtattactgtggtagtacctgtagtattactatagtatTACTATAGTATCACATGTAGCATTACCTGTAGTATTACTGTAGTACtcactgtagtattacctgtAGTATTACCTGTAGTATTACCTGTAGTATTACTGTAGTATTACCTGTAGGCTGCAGAGGCAGATCATGCTGTACATCATCTgggtgacacaaaaacagtgacggAAGTTATGGAAGGGATTCACCTGGTAGTTGTCATGGATACAAAGCtgcagggaggtagaggggaaggAAGACGTGAGACCATCAGACATCTACAACAAACCTGACACTAGTAACAAGTGGTGCAGCAGTAGATGAAGAACAGTTGTAGATCTCTCTAGATGTCTTACCAGCCATCTCTTTAATGTGATGGGGTTCATGTTGAAGCCCTTGACCAGGTCCAGGTCATTGTACATGTGCTCCAGGCAGCTCAGCATCTGACCACATGAAGGAAGGTCGAGAAGTGAGACCGAGTGTGAGCAACAGTTCTATGATAGTTGAGTGTCTATGGTAGTGCTCCTAATcttagcttgttacctgtataaaaagacacctgtccacagaagcaatcaatcaatcagattccaaactctccaccagaACTACATgcgaggatcttgtcaatgatctcaaggcagctgggaccatagtcacaaagaaaacaattggtaacacactacgctgtgaaggactgaaatcctgcagcgcccgcaaggtcccccagctcaagaaagcacatatacatgcttgtctgaagtttgccaatgaacatctgaatgattcagacgacaactggatgaaagtgttgtggtcagatgagaccaaaatggagctctttggcatcaactcaactcgccatgtttggaggaggaggaatgctgcctatgaccccaagaacaccatccccaccgtcaaacatggaggtggaaacattatgctttgggggtgtttttctgctaaggggacaggacaacttcaccgcatcaaagggacgatggatggggccatataccgtcaaatcttgggtgagaacctccttccctcagccagggcattgaaaataggttgtggatgggtattccagcatgacaatgacccaaaacacacggccaaggcaacaaaggagtggctcaagaagaagcacattaaggtcctggagtggcctagccagtctccagaccttaatcccatagaaaatctgtggagggagctgaaggtacgagttgccaaacgtcagcctcgaaaccttaatgagttggagaagatctgcaaagaggagtgggacaaaaatccctcctgagatgtgtgcaaacctggtgaccaactacaagaaacatctgacctctgattgccaacaagggttttgccaccaagtactaagtcatgttttgcagaggggtcaaatacttatttccctcattaaaatgcaaatcattttataacatttttgacatgtgtttttctggatttttttgttgttattctgtctctcactgttcaaataaacctaccattaaaatgatagactgatcatttctttgtcagtgggcaaacgtacaaaaatcagcaggggatcaaatactttttttcctcactgtatgGTAGTTGAGGGTCTATGGTCCAATCCCCATTCCTCACCTCATTGGGCTCCCACTGCCACACATCAAAGGTGGGATGTCTGAGAGCTTCCACTGTCTCCTGAGACAGatggtactacacacacacacacacacacacacacacacacacacacacacacacacacacacacagagagagaggcagatagaggcacagaagaggggagagagaagaacaaCAATGTTTTGGTGAAGTCAGCATCTGACCTTGTTGGCCTCCCACAGCCAGAGGTCAAAGGGCAGGCTTTCTGAGGACGTCTATGGTCTGCTGCGAAAGCATGTACTGCAAGTCACAGAGCTCCCAGttcaccgtctgtctgtctccggTGCTAGTTATGGACTTACCTCTACATACCTGACCTGACCTCACCACACCTGACCTGACTACGGGTGTTAAACCAGCATCGGAGACAGATGCTGGCTGTAATTCTTTAGGCGAGGCAGCTAGCCCCTAGGGCCTTTGCACTCCGCACCCACCTATGAAATCTAGAAGAAACACTGGCA includes these proteins:
- the LOC115161363 gene encoding high affinity cGMP-specific 3',5'-cyclic phosphodiesterase 9A isoform X6; this translates as MLEKRVELEGMKVEEIEKCHSDIKKLREEMASMNNSHFLDDKKKLTPRRDVPSYPKYHLSQETVEALRHPTFDVWQWEPNEMLSCLEHMYNDLDLVKGFNMNPITLKRWLLCIHDNYQVNPFHNFRHCFCVTQMMYSMICLCSLQEIFTQVDILILMTAAVCHDLQHPGYNNTYQINARTELAVRYNDISPLENHHCAVAFQIFSQPDCNIFSTFDPEAFKQIRQGINTLILATDMARHGEILDSFKHKVDSFDFSDEEHVTCLKMVLIKCCDISNEVRPMEVAEPWVDCLLEEYFMQSDREKAESLPVAPFMDREKVTKPTAQIGFIKFVLIPMFETVMKLFPQIEEVMIQPLRESRDRYEELKQIDDAMNELISPMVEKSQYGILGNGETDQATDWPDGQSKAFIRECRLVRHGLLQ
- the LOC115161363 gene encoding high affinity cGMP-specific 3',5'-cyclic phosphodiesterase 9A isoform X2 — its product is MGSASSVYRVIYLDVDGRIQKVVFSRFCSPYDIKELFCTALGIPRNTTLSLLDSTGAMVSIDPTMPHNTERSPYSVVPLTGGQLADKEELFQNVLTQVAEQFSRAFKINELETEVTNRLVMLEKRVELEGMKVEEIEKCHSDIKKLREEMASMNNSHFLDDKKKLTPRRDVPSYPKYHLSQETVEALRHPTFDVWQWEPNEMLSCLEHMYNDLDLVKGFNMNPITLKRWLLCIHDNYQVNPFHNFRHCFCVTQMMYSMICLCSLQEIFTQVDILILMTAAVCHDLQHPGYNNTYQINARTELAVRYNDISPLENHHCAVAFQIFSQPDCNIFSTFDPEAFKQIRQGINTLILATDMARHGEILDSFKHKVDSFDFSDEEHVTCLKMVLIKCCDISNEVRPMEVAEPWVDCLLEEYFMQSDREKAESLPVAPFMDREKVTKPTAQIGFIKFVLIPMFETVMKLFPQIEEVMIQPLRESRDRYEELKQIDDAMNELISPMVEKSQYGILGNGETDQATDWPDGQSKAFIRECRLVRHGLLQ
- the LOC115161363 gene encoding high affinity cGMP-specific 3',5'-cyclic phosphodiesterase 9A isoform X4; its protein translation is MAEFRRNTTLSLLDSTGAMVSIDPTMPHNTERSPYSVVPLTGGQLAVPSYTFLPTDKEELFQNVLTQVAEQFSRAFKINELETEVTNRLVMLEKRVELEGMKVEEIEKCHSDIKKLREEMASMNNSHFLDDKKKLTPRRDVPSYPKYHLSQETVEALRHPTFDVWQWEPNEMLSCLEHMYNDLDLVKGFNMNPITLKRWLLCIHDNYQVNPFHNFRHCFCVTQMMYSMICLCSLQEIFTQVDILILMTAAVCHDLQHPGYNNTYQINARTELAVRYNDISPLENHHCAVAFQIFSQPDCNIFSTFDPEAFKQIRQGINTLILATDMARHGEILDSFKHKVDSFDFSDEEHVTCLKMVLIKCCDISNEVRPMEVAEPWVDCLLEEYFMQSDREKAESLPVAPFMDREKVTKPTAQIGFIKFVLIPMFETVMKLFPQIEEVMIQPLRESRDRYEELKQIDDAMNELISPMVEKSQYGILGNGETDQATDWPDGQSKAFIRECRLVRHGLLQ
- the LOC115161363 gene encoding high affinity cGMP-specific 3',5'-cyclic phosphodiesterase 9A isoform X1 — protein: MGSASSVYRVIYLDVDGRIQKVVFSRFCSPYDIKELFCTALGIPRNTTLSLLDSTGAMVSIDPTMPHNTERSPYSVVPLTGGQLAVPSYTFLPTDKEELFQNVLTQVAEQFSRAFKINELETEVTNRLVMLEKRVELEGMKVEEIEKCHSDIKKLREEMASMNNSHFLDDKKKLTPRRDVPSYPKYHLSQETVEALRHPTFDVWQWEPNEMLSCLEHMYNDLDLVKGFNMNPITLKRWLLCIHDNYQVNPFHNFRHCFCVTQMMYSMICLCSLQEIFTQVDILILMTAAVCHDLQHPGYNNTYQINARTELAVRYNDISPLENHHCAVAFQIFSQPDCNIFSTFDPEAFKQIRQGINTLILATDMARHGEILDSFKHKVDSFDFSDEEHVTCLKMVLIKCCDISNEVRPMEVAEPWVDCLLEEYFMQSDREKAESLPVAPFMDREKVTKPTAQIGFIKFVLIPMFETVMKLFPQIEEVMIQPLRESRDRYEELKQIDDAMNELISPMVEKSQYGILGNGETDQATDWPDGQSKAFIRECRLVRHGLLQ